From Candidatus Paceibacter sp.:
TCCAGGCCGGTTTGGAGCTGCTTGGCTGGGAAGTTAAATCTTTAAGGAATAAACAAGGTTCGCTGGCCGGCTCCCGGGTGATAATCCGGGGCGGCGAAGCGTTTTTAGTGGGAGCAAGCGTTTCTCCTTATCAGCCTAAAAACATCGCCAGCGGTTCCGCCAAAGCGGGAGAAGAAAACAGGACAATAAAACTTCTGCTGACAAAAAAAGAGCTGAACTATCTGGCGGGCAAGGCGGAAGAAAAAGGGCTGACGCTCATCCCTCTTAAAATTTTTACTCTGGGCAAAAAATTGAAGCTGGAGCTCGCCCTCGTCCGCGGCAAGAAAAAATTTGAAAAACGGGAAAAAATCAAAAAAAGAGAAACGGAAAGAAATGTTAGGAGATTGATGAAAGAGTAAATTGTTTCTTCAATTAAAAAGATCTTGTTTTATAAACGGTTTTAGGTCTGATTTAACGAGAATTCTTTGAGTGTCAGTTTTCTTAATTAAAGACAATAATGGGGTTGTAGAATTATCTAGATTATTATCGTCTGTAATGGAAAAACCAACATATTCAATTTTCTCTTTATTTCTGTGGCGGACCCAGTCAATCGCTGGTATCAAATCCGAATCAGAACTAACAATAACAGCAGT
This genomic window contains:
- the smpB gene encoding SsrA-binding protein SmpB, whose product is MSALLENKKAYFDYEIMEKFQAGLELLGWEVKSLRNKQGSLAGSRVIIRGGEAFLVGASVSPYQPKNIASGSAKAGEENRTIKLLLTKKELNYLAGKAEEKGLTLIPLKIFTLGKKLKLELALVRGKKKFEKREKIKKRETERNVRRLMKE
- a CDS encoding NYN domain-containing protein, with protein sequence MGVKKIEFERLREKGIDVKLATDLIVGAVDNQYDTAVIVSSDSDLIPAIDWVRHRNKEKIEYVGFSITDDNNLDNSTTPLLSLIKKTDTQRILVKSDLKPFIKQDLFN